One window of Candidatus Nitrospira kreftii genomic DNA carries:
- a CDS encoding NADH-quinone oxidoreductase subunit K — MIPLSAYTAVSAVLFTTGLLGVLVRRNFIIVLMSVEMMLNAANINLVAFSHYLESMSGQLVALFVIAIAAGEAAVGLAIIIVVFRGKISTNVDEMNILKW, encoded by the coding sequence ATGATTCCGCTGTCTGCCTACACAGCTGTAAGTGCCGTGCTGTTCACAACCGGGCTCCTCGGTGTACTGGTCAGGCGCAATTTCATCATTGTGCTGATGTCAGTTGAGATGATGTTGAATGCTGCAAATATCAATCTCGTCGCATTTTCACACTATCTAGAATCGATGTCCGGGCAATTGGTGGCTCTCTTCGTCATTGCGATTGCTGCAGGCGAAGCCGCCGTTGGCCTGGCGATCATCATCGTGGTTTTCCGAGGCAAGATTTCAACCAATGTCGACGAAATGAATATTTTAAAGTGGTAG
- a CDS encoding NADH-quinone oxidoreductase, membrane subunit J, whose translation MVLVFFAYFASVSIAAGVLTVALRHPVHCALALLALLLHVSGLFILLNAEFLWAVQVIVYVGAILVLYLFVLMLMNLKTDERYFHPSAPYFVGPAVLGAMYMLYLLLQSPFDGAKGTAPPNVVLQDGDTYAVGIKMFSDHILQFEIVGIFLLGAIIGAIVLAKTPKALEPEKERS comes from the coding sequence ATGGTGTTGGTGTTTTTCGCGTATTTCGCGTCGGTCAGTATTGCTGCCGGCGTTCTAACGGTGGCTCTGCGCCACCCCGTCCACTGTGCACTGGCGCTACTTGCCTTACTCTTGCACGTCTCGGGTCTTTTCATCCTGCTGAACGCGGAATTCCTGTGGGCTGTGCAGGTTATCGTCTACGTTGGGGCCATTCTGGTGCTCTATCTCTTCGTGTTGATGTTGATGAATCTTAAAACTGACGAACGCTATTTCCATCCCTCAGCTCCGTATTTTGTGGGACCTGCGGTCCTGGGAGCAATGTATATGCTTTATCTCCTTCTGCAGTCTCCGTTCGATGGTGCGAAGGGTACGGCTCCTCCTAATGTCGTCCTACAGGACGGCGATACCTATGCCGTCGGTATCAAGATGTTCAGCGACCATATTCTGCAGTTCGAGATTGTTGGCATATTTCTCCTCGGTGCCATCATCGGGGCCATTGTATTGGCCAAGACTCCGAAGGCTCTGGAGCCCGAGAAAGAACGGTCATGA
- a CDS encoding NADH-quinone oxidoreductase subunit I — translation MSVVALTKKLLHAALFYEIWDAMKVTFRHMLHKPMTFQYPREQRAIPDTHRGALGLLRYDDGQERCVGCDLCEVACPSHCIKVISAEDTTRPLQRCASEFYIDITKCVFCGYCVEACPVNALAMTKMYEYSTHDKRSLLFDKKRLYDIGERHLDDGKKYLYAHNQEKDVEQSREYRYYFPQSIQKATQQPPKHLS, via the coding sequence ATGAGCGTCGTTGCACTGACAAAAAAACTCCTTCATGCCGCGTTGTTTTATGAGATTTGGGACGCTATGAAAGTTACCTTTCGGCACATGCTTCATAAACCAATGACGTTTCAGTATCCGCGTGAACAACGAGCAATCCCTGATACACACAGAGGTGCGCTTGGCCTGCTCCGATACGACGATGGACAGGAGCGTTGCGTCGGCTGTGATTTGTGCGAAGTTGCATGCCCATCTCACTGTATTAAGGTGATTAGTGCAGAGGATACCACTCGGCCACTTCAACGATGCGCAAGCGAATTCTATATCGATATTACGAAATGCGTGTTCTGTGGCTATTGTGTCGAGGCTTGCCCGGTGAACGCGCTCGCAATGACCAAGATGTACGAATATTCCACGCATGACAAACGGAGTCTGCTGTTCGATAAGAAACGGCTGTATGATATCGGCGAGCGCCATCTCGACGACGGGAAGAAATACCTATATGCCCATAATCAAGAAAAGGATGTGGAGCAGAGCCGGGAGTACCGGTATTACTTTCCTCAGTCGATACAGAAGGCTACCCAACAACCTCCCAAACATTTAAGCTGA
- a CDS encoding putative NADH-quinone oxidoreductase, subunit G — translation MGLKPATNPDVEATPIELSIDGKSVTAKDGVSLYDVISMTGKIIPAMCYHYTFDPFGSCGMCLVMQEGKKAPVRSCTAKAAAGMVIRTEGEDLFLARKKAVEKHLSVHPLDCPVCDADGHCELQDMAFQHGVTNLANAKQKFIPEDTRSPVLDFNMNRCIACAECINVCKDVLMIDALQFMKKGGFNQVVPKGDLALDCEFCGDCLAVCPVGAITNKFSKYLYKPWQMKKTTTTCNYCGDGCQMYLETKDTEVIRVSSPLSWKNKWGDRSETAKGHGGLCVRGRFGFEYLDSQHRLVQPLVRESDRLIEKPWLETMHALANRFTEIKQKHGADAIAGLATARCTNEELYLFQKLMRTGFGTNQLDSSARYGHMNFVLASKHAIGLGRTSNDWEDLTKAKTIIVIGSNITETNPLTAVRIKEAIRVYKAQVVTLDSAVTNMAKLASHPFLIRPGTEGMVIDGLVKAAIVYNLVDEEAINKYPRAFTELKSALENLSFEQVSAQTGLAVEAFKEIATIFAESPRSIIVCAEGIVRRTHGYQNVLKLMDLAWITGKIGQPGCGVNTVTEEPNEQGAVDMGVAPEFLPGQARFDDSVARDRFASAWGASLPSVESGAHLVEILKRCKSGQIKALYVLGENPLATFPASMEVRAALERLELLVVQDPFLTETAKMAHFVLPACTYAEKEGTFTNLEGRVLRIRQAMDSLGDSLPDWHIMTALANAMDCQWEYQSANDIQSEIMKLLPGYYNLGQPRKFVPVLDQYLSGGYAAEVKARYYRPTQISEERTRPFALVMGQLLMHSGKLSAQASGLIKIAPNTGRLRMNIRDMERLGLQDGTKVRLISDRGSLQLAVQPDQSIAPGTCFFPEHFNEPPVKDLMTVSVDAATGVPSFKHMWVSIEQV, via the coding sequence ATGGGACTTAAGCCAGCTACAAACCCCGATGTTGAAGCGACACCGATCGAGCTGAGCATCGACGGAAAATCGGTCACGGCAAAAGATGGCGTGTCCTTGTATGACGTCATCTCGATGACCGGTAAGATCATCCCAGCGATGTGTTATCACTACACGTTCGACCCGTTCGGTTCCTGCGGCATGTGCCTGGTGATGCAAGAGGGGAAAAAGGCCCCTGTGCGGTCTTGTACAGCTAAAGCGGCGGCGGGGATGGTTATCCGAACAGAGGGAGAAGATCTGTTCCTTGCCCGGAAAAAAGCCGTCGAGAAACATCTCTCCGTGCATCCTCTCGATTGTCCGGTGTGCGACGCAGATGGGCACTGTGAATTACAAGACATGGCCTTTCAACACGGTGTGACAAACCTAGCCAACGCCAAGCAGAAATTCATACCGGAAGACACGCGTAGTCCGGTACTTGATTTCAACATGAACCGGTGTATCGCCTGTGCAGAGTGCATCAATGTCTGCAAAGATGTGCTGATGATCGATGCATTGCAGTTCATGAAGAAGGGTGGTTTTAATCAGGTCGTGCCTAAAGGTGACCTGGCCCTCGATTGTGAATTCTGCGGAGACTGTTTGGCGGTCTGCCCTGTTGGAGCCATCACGAACAAGTTTTCCAAGTACCTGTACAAGCCTTGGCAAATGAAGAAAACGACGACCACCTGCAATTACTGTGGGGACGGCTGTCAGATGTACTTGGAAACGAAGGATACGGAAGTGATCCGTGTCTCGTCGCCGTTATCCTGGAAGAATAAGTGGGGTGATCGCTCGGAAACCGCGAAGGGTCACGGGGGGCTCTGTGTCCGAGGACGGTTTGGGTTCGAGTATCTGGATAGTCAGCATCGGCTTGTCCAGCCATTGGTTCGTGAAAGTGACCGATTGATCGAAAAGCCGTGGCTAGAGACCATGCATGCACTAGCGAATCGGTTCACTGAGATCAAGCAAAAACACGGTGCGGATGCCATCGCCGGCCTGGCGACGGCGCGCTGCACAAACGAAGAACTGTATTTGTTCCAAAAGCTGATGCGTACTGGTTTTGGCACCAACCAGCTCGACAGCAGTGCCCGGTATGGTCATATGAACTTTGTGCTCGCCTCCAAGCATGCCATCGGATTGGGGAGAACATCGAACGATTGGGAAGATTTGACGAAGGCAAAGACGATCATTGTGATCGGTTCCAACATTACGGAAACGAACCCGCTGACCGCCGTGCGTATCAAAGAAGCAATACGTGTCTACAAGGCGCAGGTGGTCACCCTCGACAGTGCCGTCACGAATATGGCTAAGTTGGCATCGCATCCCTTTTTGATCAGGCCTGGGACCGAAGGAATGGTGATTGATGGCTTGGTGAAGGCTGCGATCGTTTATAACTTGGTGGACGAAGAAGCGATCAACAAATATCCCAGAGCGTTTACCGAGCTCAAGAGCGCGTTGGAGAACCTCTCGTTTGAACAAGTATCTGCTCAGACAGGGCTTGCGGTGGAGGCATTCAAAGAAATCGCGACGATTTTCGCCGAGTCGCCGAGGTCCATCATTGTGTGTGCGGAAGGAATTGTCAGGAGAACACACGGCTATCAGAATGTCCTAAAGCTTATGGATCTTGCTTGGATTACTGGAAAGATCGGCCAACCGGGATGTGGTGTGAATACCGTGACAGAGGAGCCGAATGAGCAGGGAGCCGTGGATATGGGCGTGGCGCCTGAATTCCTCCCAGGACAGGCTCGGTTTGATGACTCAGTCGCTCGAGATCGTTTTGCGAGTGCATGGGGTGCATCGCTTCCATCCGTTGAATCAGGGGCGCATTTGGTTGAGATTCTAAAAAGATGTAAGAGTGGCCAGATTAAAGCGCTGTATGTGTTGGGGGAAAATCCTCTGGCAACCTTTCCTGCGTCAATGGAGGTACGGGCTGCGCTCGAACGTCTGGAACTATTGGTGGTGCAAGATCCTTTTCTGACTGAGACGGCGAAGATGGCTCATTTTGTGCTGCCTGCCTGCACCTATGCGGAAAAGGAAGGCACATTTACGAACCTCGAAGGTCGTGTGCTTCGGATCCGTCAGGCGATGGATTCTCTTGGAGATAGCTTGCCGGACTGGCACATCATGACTGCCCTCGCGAATGCCATGGATTGCCAGTGGGAATATCAATCAGCCAACGATATTCAGAGTGAAATCATGAAGCTTCTTCCCGGGTATTACAATCTTGGTCAACCTCGGAAATTCGTGCCCGTACTCGATCAATATCTGTCCGGCGGCTATGCTGCGGAGGTTAAGGCTCGTTATTATCGACCGACCCAAATCTCTGAGGAACGCACACGTCCTTTTGCGCTGGTGATGGGGCAGTTATTGATGCATTCCGGAAAACTCTCCGCGCAAGCATCCGGATTGATCAAAATTGCTCCCAACACGGGGAGGTTACGGATGAACATACGAGATATGGAACGTCTGGGACTGCAGGATGGTACGAAGGTACGCCTGATCTCTGATCGTGGGTCGCTTCAGCTTGCGGTGCAACCCGATCAATCTATCGCACCAGGGACCTGCTTTTTCCCTGAACATTTCAATGAACCTCCGGTGAAAGACTTGATGACGGTCTCGGTTGATGCCGCGACGGGTGTGCCGTCGTTTAAACACATGTGGGTCAGTATTGAACAGGTATAA
- a CDS encoding NADH-quinone oxidoreductase, subunit D, with translation MAFEDQRTTVYKIDPEHPESETLPTLRTEELLLNMGPQHPSTHGVLKVILELEGERLVKSTPVMGYLHRGVEKLAEDGTYHQFIPHTDRLDYVCAMYNNFAYCRAVEKLLNLQVPERAEYLRTIVAEVQRIIGHQFWLSAQALDIGAMTVFFYCFRDREILLDWFDELCGARLTTSWYRIGGVERDLTPALIDKLKQFLDYFPPKIDEYQVFLEKNRIWLGRTKGVAVISAEDAVNFGLSGPVLRGSGVDYDLRKYEPYSAYPKCEFSVPVGKNGDTYDRYWIRVMELYESVKIIRQCLEQMQEGPIMADAPSVTLPPKERVFTNLEAMIQQFKLFSQGFDAPPGEIYCGTEAHKGELGFYIVSTGGGKPYRLKIRAPSFVHMGAFDHMARGYMISDACTIFGTYDVVMGECDR, from the coding sequence ATGGCATTCGAAGACCAAAGAACCACGGTCTATAAGATTGATCCGGAGCATCCTGAAAGCGAGACCCTTCCGACGCTCAGGACCGAGGAGCTCCTGCTCAACATGGGGCCTCAGCATCCCAGCACGCACGGTGTGCTCAAGGTAATCCTAGAATTGGAAGGAGAGCGGCTGGTGAAGTCCACTCCGGTGATGGGCTATCTCCATCGCGGAGTTGAAAAGCTTGCTGAAGATGGGACCTATCATCAGTTCATTCCTCATACGGATCGGCTGGACTATGTCTGCGCGATGTACAACAACTTTGCCTACTGTCGTGCGGTCGAGAAACTGTTGAACCTGCAGGTGCCGGAACGGGCGGAGTATCTAAGGACCATTGTTGCGGAAGTGCAGCGTATCATCGGGCACCAATTTTGGCTCAGCGCACAGGCGCTCGATATCGGGGCCATGACTGTCTTTTTTTATTGTTTTCGTGATCGCGAAATCCTGCTCGATTGGTTCGATGAGCTTTGTGGGGCGCGTCTCACGACCAGTTGGTATCGAATCGGCGGAGTGGAGCGAGACTTGACACCGGCCTTGATCGACAAGCTCAAACAGTTTCTAGACTACTTCCCGCCGAAGATCGATGAATATCAGGTGTTTCTTGAGAAAAACCGCATCTGGCTTGGGCGTACCAAGGGGGTAGCCGTGATCTCCGCCGAGGACGCGGTTAACTTTGGGCTGAGCGGGCCAGTCCTGCGTGGATCAGGTGTGGACTATGACCTACGAAAATATGAACCCTATAGCGCCTATCCAAAGTGCGAGTTCAGTGTGCCGGTCGGGAAAAATGGCGACACGTATGATCGATATTGGATCCGAGTGATGGAGCTTTACGAAAGCGTCAAAATCATTCGCCAATGCCTGGAGCAGATGCAGGAAGGGCCCATCATGGCTGATGCTCCGAGCGTGACACTGCCGCCGAAAGAGCGAGTCTTCACTAACCTGGAGGCGATGATCCAGCAGTTCAAACTTTTTTCGCAGGGGTTTGATGCTCCGCCAGGAGAGATCTATTGCGGCACCGAGGCGCACAAAGGCGAACTGGGTTTTTATATTGTCAGCACGGGGGGTGGGAAGCCCTATCGACTGAAGATTCGCGCTCCATCGTTTGTGCATATGGGTGCCTTTGATCATATGGCCCGAGGCTATATGATCTCAGACGCCTGTACGATATTCGGCACGTACGATGTTGTGATGGGGGAATGCGATCGATAG
- a CDS encoding NADH-quinone oxidoreductase, subunit C, producing MHPLLDRIQQTFSAGITSLTEWRGDVAVTVSRDKLHEVAQFLREDPWMDFDYIVHVSSVDWPDDEERFEVVWEFYSLRKRQRIRLKTRVPESDCVVDSLTDLWKGADFMEREVYDMMGIRFRNHPDLRRILMPDDYTEGYPLRKDFPLRGKGWRDTFEFLDEVPR from the coding sequence ATGCATCCATTGCTTGACCGTATTCAGCAGACCTTTTCAGCTGGAATTACCAGCTTGACGGAGTGGCGCGGTGATGTGGCTGTGACGGTTTCGCGGGACAAGCTTCACGAGGTCGCCCAATTCCTGCGCGAGGATCCGTGGATGGATTTTGACTATATCGTCCACGTGAGCTCCGTGGATTGGCCAGACGACGAAGAACGATTCGAGGTGGTGTGGGAGTTCTATTCCCTGCGAAAGCGGCAGCGAATAAGGCTCAAAACTCGGGTGCCTGAATCGGATTGCGTAGTGGACTCCTTGACAGATTTATGGAAAGGTGCGGACTTCATGGAGCGTGAAGTCTACGACATGATGGGTATCCGATTCAGGAATCATCCGGATCTCCGTCGAATCCTCATGCCGGATGATTATACCGAAGGGTACCCCCTGCGAAAAGATTTCCCATTGCGGGGCAAAGGGTGGCGAGACACGTTTGAGTTTCTGGATGAAGTGCCGCGTTAG
- a CDS encoding NADH-quinone oxidoreductase subunit B 1 yields the protein MGLIQLGRHEKDGVPDIITGSLEKAVNWARKGSLWPMTFGLACCAIEMMAAVSSRYDMDRFGAGVFRGSPRQSDLMIVAGTVCRRMAPVIRKIYDQMPEPKYVIAMGSCATSGNIYDSYPVVQGVDRFIPVDIYVPGCPPTPEALLDGILKLQERIMQKRVFVTQPDQVKTNLKV from the coding sequence ATGGGGCTGATTCAGTTGGGGCGGCATGAAAAGGACGGCGTTCCGGATATCATTACAGGATCTCTGGAAAAGGCCGTGAATTGGGCAAGGAAGGGTTCCCTCTGGCCTATGACTTTCGGGCTGGCCTGCTGTGCCATTGAGATGATGGCTGCCGTCTCTTCACGGTACGACATGGACCGGTTTGGGGCGGGAGTCTTTCGTGGTTCACCGCGGCAGTCTGATTTGATGATTGTGGCCGGTACGGTGTGCCGTCGGATGGCGCCGGTCATTAGAAAGATCTACGACCAGATGCCGGAACCCAAGTATGTTATCGCGATGGGTTCTTGTGCCACATCTGGGAACATTTACGACAGTTATCCCGTTGTGCAGGGAGTCGACAGATTTATTCCAGTCGATATTTATGTGCCCGGCTGCCCTCCGACCCCTGAGGCTCTTTTGGATGGCATCCTAAAACTGCAAGAGCGCATTATGCAGAAGCGCGTGTTTGTGACTCAGCCGGATCAGGTCAAGACTAATTTGAAAGTCTGA